A stretch of DNA from Dokdonia sp. PRO95:
CCCTCCTACATCTACATAGATATAGGTCCGGTCTTCTTTAATAAAACTATTAAGATCTGTGGCCGCTATAATCTTTGCCTCTTCCTCACCATCTATAACATCAACAGTGATATTTGTTTTTTTCTTTAACGCTTTCGCGAAAGCTAAACCATTACGAGCATCTCTCATGGCACTAGTAGCACAAGCTCTATACTTCAGCACTTGGTGAGCATTCATAAGTAATCTAAAAGCTTTCATGGCATCTTCCATGCGCTCTTGATTCTTAACAGAGATCTCGCCATTTACAAACACATCCTCCCCAAGCCTTATAGGTACACGGACTAAAGCATTTTTCTTAAATAATGTAGGGCCATCTTCTTGTTCAATAATATTTGCGATAAGGAGACGCACAGCATTAGAGCCTATATCTATTGCGGCATATTTTTTTATGGTAAGCACTATACTTTAGAGAGTTTATTTACGTAATAATCATAAGTAGCAAATTGTGATCTTATTACTGGCTTATCATCTGTTTTATATCTGTTATCCATCTCTTTATTGAGTACACGGGCTTTTACATTGTCACTCCATGCAATGTCATGAGTCTCTATTATTTCCTTCTTAACATCCTCATCATAAATAGGTACAGTTACCTCTACCCTATTATCAAGATTACGGCTCATCCAGTCTGAGGAAGAAATAAATACTTTTTCCCATCCTGGTTCTCCAAAAATATAGACCCTAGTATGCTCTAAAAATTTATCGATAACACTAATAATCTTAATATTCTCACTCATCCCTGGAACTCCAGGAATAAGGCAGCATACCCCGCGTACAATCATCTCTATCTTTACACCAGCATTACTTGCCTCATAAAGCTTATCTATGATTTCATAATTAGATATACTATTAAGTTTTAATCGTATTAAACCAGTCCCACCGTTTTTTACAACTTCTATTTGTTCTTCAATAAGCCTATACATCTTATTTCTAGAATAGTGTGGTGCCACTACAAGATGCTTATATTTATTTACGATATAATTAGTATCAAAGAAATTAAAGAGTTTATTTAAATCCTTTAATATTTCCTTATTTGCGGTAAAGAGTGTGTAGTCTGTATAAATACGTGCTGTAGCGTGGTTGAAATTTCCAGTACTTATAAAACCATATCTTACAATCTTTCCCTCTTCTTCTCTATCAATAACACAAACTTTACTGTGCACTTTTAGACCAGGTACACCAAAAATGAGGCGTACACCTTCATTCTGCATTTTCTTGGCATATCGCATATTTGATTCCTCGTCAAAACGCGCTCTAAGTTCTATTTGTACCGTTACCTCTTTGCCATTTTGTGCGGCGTTTATAAGAGCACTTGCAATACTTGATAATTTTGCCAATCTATAGATTGTAATCTTTATAGATCTCACTTTTGGATCTAGTGCTGCTTCTCTCAAAAACTTGATGGTATAAGAGAAGCTCTGGTAAGGGGTATATTGTAAAAAATCTTTTTTGGCTACAACCGAAAACAGACTATCCTCAAGACTTATACCTGGTATAGGCAAAGGTTTTACACTTGGATAATACAGCTCTTGCCTATTAAATGTAGGGAAATTCATATAATCCTTTCGGTTGTGGTAACGACCTCCAGGTATGATACTATCCTTACGTTTTATACCTAATTTATTAAGTAGAAACTGTAGCGTTTCCTTTTCTATAGTTTTATCAAATACAAATCGTACAGGTTCTCCATCTTCACGTCCTTTAACGCTTCGTGTGAGTTTTTCTAAGAAACTTTTACCCAGATCAGATTCTATATCGAGTTCTGCATCACGTGTTATTTTAATCATATGAGCAGTGATACTGTCATAATCAAAAATGCTAAAAATCGTATCAAGATTATACCTTATGATATCATCAAGCATCATGATGTAATCCTTACCATCAACTTGAGGCAATACTACAAAGCGATCTATTGTGCTAGGTATTTCTAAAAGTGCATATAGTGGCTTTTTTGTATCAGATAGCACCATCTTAACCATTAGATAAGCATCTAAATCTTGAATACGTGGTAACTCCACATCTTCTCTCAAAATTATGGTCTCTACCGCAAGGGAAACTTGATCTGTAAAGAAGTCCTTTATAAAGGCCTTATGCTCTGGAAGTGTAATTTGATTCTCCTTGAGCATGTAAATATTTTGCTCTTCGAGCTTATTGTAAATATCTGCAAGTATTTTAAGACTTTCTGTTTGCTGTTCTATAACTACCTCTGTGATCTTTACTAGTAGCTCTTCGGCAGAATATACTCCTAAGGCTTTTCTTCCGGTTTTTCCAGCATCTACAATCCTACGCACAGTAGCATATCGCACTCTAAAAAACTCATCAAGGTTATTTGAAAAAATACCTAAAAAACGAAATCGCTCAATGAGTGGCACATTTTCATCTGCTGCTTCTTGTAACACCCTTGCGTTAAATTGCAACCAACTCAACTCACGGTTTATATATCTATTTTCGTCTGTTTGCGTCATTATTATAATTCTTTAGGAGCTTTGTAATAAATCGTCTTTCCTTGTTTAAGGTCTTTCCAGCTATTAATATCAAAAGTTATTGCAGTAAACGCTGCTGTAGAAACATTATCTATAGTTTTACTTCCGTACGTATTAACCACATTAGTCATTGCATTATTATGCCCAAAAACCATCAAGCAATCTACCTCATCACTCACATTACGTATCACCTCAACAAGGTCTGCACCTGCAAAATCATACATTTTATAATCAAGTACTAAGTGCTTATCATCTATCCCGTAAGCTTGTGCAAAAAATAAAGCGGTGGTTTTTGCTCTTAACGCATCACTACTCATCATAAGATCTGGCTTAGGCATTGCTGCCGCAATATGGGCTGCCATAGCAGGTGCATCATTTAAACCTTTTTCATTAAGCGGTCGCTCATGATCTATAACATCAAATTTCCAACTTGATTTTGCGTGTCTTACGAGGTAGAGTGTTTTCATATTATGAGGCTAGTCTTTCTTTAATCCACTTACCGTTATCAAGTCTGTAGCGTATTCTATCATGTAAACGGCTTGGTCTTCCTTGCCAAAACTCGATAGATACGGGCTTTACAATATAACCACCCCAGTGTGCTGGACGTGGTATGTCCTTGTTTTCATAAGCGGCTTTGAGTTCTTTCATCTTATCCTCAAGCACTTCTCTACCAGCGATCACACTACTTTGATCAGAAACCCAAGCGCCTAGCTTACTGTCTTTGGGACGTGCATTAAAATAAGCATCACTTCGCTCTGCAGTTACCTTTTCTATACCACCTTTGATAATCACTTGACGTTCTAGATTAGGCCAGAAAAAAGAAATCCCTACCTTGTTGTGGTGAGCAATACTCTCCCCTTTTTCGCTTGTATAGTTAGTGTAAAAAACAAAACCATCTTCGTCTAGTTCTTTGAGAAGAACAATTCTAGATTTTGGAAAATTATCTATACCTAAGGTGGCAACAGTCATTGCATTAGGCTCGGCAACGCCTCCGGCTTCTTCCACCTCCTTAAACCAGGCTTTAAACTGATCCATAGGGTTTGCCGCAGAGTTTTCAAGTAATAACTCGCCTTTCTCGTATGATTTTCTGTAGTCGTGTAAGTCTCTGTTCATTGCAGTAAATGTACGAAGACCAAAATGAAGATAAAAGTTAGAATTAATCCATAATTCGTAAAAATAGATTAAATTTTTACCTCAAAAACGTCGAAATATAATTGAGTACGCTTTCGCGAAAGCGCAACTCATTACTTCTTCATAAATCTCTTTTTAATTAGCAATTTACGCACCTTATCATTGTGTTTTCTAATACGCGTAAACTCTTCATAATCCATATCCTCATCATCTACCCCTGATGCGGCAAATTGCCCTTCAAAGTTCTCTAGCATCTCCACACGATCTGTGTAGATGTTGTAGCGGCGATGCTCTGTAAACCCTTCTGCTTGTAAAAAATACTCACATATGTATTGATCTTCAAGCATAAATATCTTGAAAGTAATACTGATATTTCCTTTTACAGAAGTAGATCCATAAATAGTATGGATTTTTTTGAGCTGTGTATCAGGACTTACTAAAAATAGGTTACGAGGTATTAAAATGTCAAAATGCTCTTGCAATTTTGCTAGTACTGGCTTTGCTATTTTTTTAATTTCTTCTTCCATCATAACTCTTTAAAATGTGAATTCTTTACCATCGTCTCCCAATAAGACATTTTCAAAATAGGGCCTAGCTTCTTCTTTAAATAGATTTAGATCTCCATATCTTATAGAATAATGACCTAATACTAAGCTCTTCACCTCTGCTTTTGCAGCAATTTGCGCAGCTTGTGCTGCTGTACTATGCCCTGTAGGCTTACATAAATGTGAATGACTTTCTAAAAAAGTTGCCTCATGATATAACACGGTGGCTCCTTTAATTTGTGTAGCAACAGATTCTTTATACGCTGTATCACTACAATATGCATAGCTTTTAGGAGTATCTGGGTCAAAGGTAAGCTTATCATTAGGTATAAGCGTCCCATCGTCTAAAGTAATGTCTCCCCCTTGCTTAATTTTTGAATAATAGGCCTTATCTATCTCTAGGTTGAGACACGCATTTATATCAAGCTTACGTTCACCAGGTTTTTCTTGAAAGTAAAAACCGTTTGTATAAATACGATGTTTAAGCGGTATCGTAGTAACCGTCACCTGCTCATCCTCATATATAATCGTAGGTTCTTTACTTGTAATCTCTACAAATCGCAATGGATAACTCGTAAACCCTTGTGTTATTTTTAATTGTAAAAGTATAATCTCTTTAAGCCCCTTAGGCCCATATATCGTAAGAGGAGCAGTTCTTTTGAGCAGACTAAAGGTCGTAATGACACCCATAAGCCCAAAAAAATGATCCCCATGCAAATGGGATATAAATATGTGCTTTATGCGAGAAAATTTAATCTTATTGCGGCGTAGTGCAACCTGCGTACCTTCACCACAATCTATAAGGAATAGGTGATTACGTATGTCTAACACCTGGGATGTGGGATTTTTAAAGGAGCTAGGAGCTGCCGCA
This window harbors:
- the ppk1 gene encoding polyphosphate kinase 1 encodes the protein MTQTDENRYINRELSWLQFNARVLQEAADENVPLIERFRFLGIFSNNLDEFFRVRYATVRRIVDAGKTGRKALGVYSAEELLVKITEVVIEQQTESLKILADIYNKLEEQNIYMLKENQITLPEHKAFIKDFFTDQVSLAVETIILREDVELPRIQDLDAYLMVKMVLSDTKKPLYALLEIPSTIDRFVVLPQVDGKDYIMMLDDIIRYNLDTIFSIFDYDSITAHMIKITRDAELDIESDLGKSFLEKLTRSVKGREDGEPVRFVFDKTIEKETLQFLLNKLGIKRKDSIIPGGRYHNRKDYMNFPTFNRQELYYPSVKPLPIPGISLEDSLFSVVAKKDFLQYTPYQSFSYTIKFLREAALDPKVRSIKITIYRLAKLSSIASALINAAQNGKEVTVQIELRARFDEESNMRYAKKMQNEGVRLIFGVPGLKVHSKVCVIDREEEGKIVRYGFISTGNFNHATARIYTDYTLFTANKEILKDLNKLFNFFDTNYIVNKYKHLVVAPHYSRNKMYRLIEEQIEVVKNGGTGLIRLKLNSISNYEIIDKLYEASNAGVKIEMIVRGVCCLIPGVPGMSENIKIISVIDKFLEHTRVYIFGEPGWEKVFISSSDWMSRNLDNRVEVTVPIYDEDVKKEIIETHDIAWSDNVKARVLNKEMDNRYKTDDKPVIRSQFATYDYYVNKLSKV
- a CDS encoding histidine phosphatase family protein, with the protein product MKTLYLVRHAKSSWKFDVIDHERPLNEKGLNDAPAMAAHIAAAMPKPDLMMSSDALRAKTTALFFAQAYGIDDKHLVLDYKMYDFAGADLVEVIRNVSDEVDCLMVFGHNNAMTNVVNTYGSKTIDNVSTAAFTAITFDINSWKDLKQGKTIYYKAPKEL
- the pdxH gene encoding pyridoxamine 5'-phosphate oxidase, encoding MNRDLHDYRKSYEKGELLLENSAANPMDQFKAWFKEVEEAGGVAEPNAMTVATLGIDNFPKSRIVLLKELDEDGFVFYTNYTSEKGESIAHHNKVGISFFWPNLERQVIIKGGIEKVTAERSDAYFNARPKDSKLGAWVSDQSSVIAGREVLEDKMKELKAAYENKDIPRPAHWGGYIVKPVSIEFWQGRPSRLHDRIRYRLDNGKWIKERLAS
- a CDS encoding ribonuclease Z, translated to MPSNLHLTILGCYAAAPSSFKNPTSQVLDIRNHLFLIDCGEGTQVALRRNKIKFSRIKHIFISHLHGDHFFGLMGVITTFSLLKRTAPLTIYGPKGLKEIILLQLKITQGFTSYPLRFVEITSKEPTIIYEDEQVTVTTIPLKHRIYTNGFYFQEKPGERKLDINACLNLEIDKAYYSKIKQGGDITLDDGTLIPNDKLTFDPDTPKSYAYCSDTAYKESVATQIKGATVLYHEATFLESHSHLCKPTGHSTAAQAAQIAAKAEVKSLVLGHYSIRYGDLNLFKEEARPYFENVLLGDDGKEFTF